GGCTTTACCGCTCACATCCTTTGATGAGGATGAAGTCACCTCTTTAAAAGAGCGATATGCTGCCGTTAAAGAATCCGTCAATAGCAATTTATCTAAATGATCACCAACCTTTAATCTGCCATTCCCGACATGGATCTTCCCATTTTTGACCTCCTTGTTTTTTTAATCTATATGTTGGCGATAGTTGGCTTCGGGATTTCCTTTTCCTTTCGAAAAAGAACTTCATTGGACTTTACTACTGGGGGAGGAAGGCTACCCACTTGGGCGATAGGCATGTCAATTTTCGCCACTTTTGTGAGTTCAATCAGCTTTCTAGCCTTGCCGGGAAATGCCTACTTATCGAATTGGAATGGTTTTGTGTTCAGCTTATCAATTCCACTGGCAGCATGGATTGCAGTCAAGTTTTTTGTTCCCCTTTATAGAAAATTGAATAGCGAATCAGCTTATTTCTACTTGGAGCAGCGTTTTGGTCTTTGGGCAAGAGTCTATGCCTCTGTTTGTTATTTATTGACTCAGTTAGCCCGTATGGGGACCATCCTGTATTTATTGGCATTACCCATGAACGCACTATTTGGGTGGAGCATACCCATGATCATCATTATCACCGGAATCTCTGTGATTGGGTATTCCATGATGGGTGGAATTGAAGCCGTCATCTGGACCGATGCTATCCAAGGAATTGTATTAATTCTTGGGGCAATCACCTGCTTGGGCATCATTTTCTGGGAGATCCCTGGTGGGCCAACAGAAGTTTTTCGAATTGCTGCAGAGGGAGATAAATTCAGTTTAGGGAGCTTCCAATTAGACTTTACAAGCGCTACATTTTGGATGATTTTAGTTTATGGCTTATTTATCAATCTGCAGAATTTCGGGATAGATCAGAATTACGTTCAACGCTATATCAGCGCTAAAAATGAAAAAGAAGCCATCAAATCTACTTGGCTTGGAAGTCTACTCTATGTTCCGGTTTCCTTAATATTTTTCTTCATCGGAACAGCTCTTTTTGCTTTCTATCAAGCACAGCCAGATCTGCTTCCAGCTACTATTTCGGGCCTTGAAAACAGCGATAAGGTATTTCCTTATTTTATCGTCTCTCAATTACCTACCGGTATTACAGGATTGTTGATCGCATCGATTTTTGCAGCTGGAATGAGCTCAGTTTCTACCAGTGTAAATAGCTCTGCTACAGTCATACTTTCTGACCATTATAAAAAGTACATCCACCCTAATCCTTCAGAGAAAACCTCTTTATTCGTTTTGAAAGCAGCCTCTGTCCTAACAGGCCTCCTAAGCATCTTTGTTGGACTTGCTTTCAATGGAGTAGAAAGTGCTTTGGATGCTTGGTGGGCCTTGGCCTCCATTTTTAGCGGAGGAATATTAGGCTTATTCCTACTTGGGTTTATAGTAAAATCCACCCAAAGTAATCAGGCCGCCATTGCCGTATTAGCTGGAGTATTGGTCATCTTTTGGATGAGTTTGGGAAGCTTTTTCTTGACAGGAGATCTGGATATTTATCAAAACCCGCTCCATAGCAATATGACGATCGTTTTGGGAACATTGACCATTTTTATACTAGGTTTCTTGCTTACGCTTTCCGGCAAAAAGAAAAAACCAAGCCTTTAAGACTTGGTTTTTCTGGTTTTAAATCACATCAATATTCAAAGACACTGTGTTTTCAACTAGCAATTTTGCCCAGCTCTAATGAAAATCAGGTCACTAGCACAAAAGTTTATTAAAGTTAACATTTTCAAGAAGTTACTCCATATAAAACAAGTTAAGTTTTTTTTACTAGATCGGTCCTCTGTATGAGCAGTAGCGGTTGGTGTATGAAGCGTTTGGCATTTCGAAGCACTTCATTTTCAGTTTACCGTAAATTTCATTAATTGCTCTACATTTCATTTTAACCACTTATTGCCCAACGGTTAGTATAAGAAGCGTAGGGGAGTTTTGAAACACTGCACTTTCTGTTTACCACTTAGCCAATCCAAATATTTTTATAATTCAATTTACTTAAACATTATCAAAATTTTGGATTGGTGGACTATCTGAACTCTCGAACACCACCGAATTCCCTATGTTTTTTTAGCCCATGTGGTATGCCGTGTATTTTCCCTTTAGTAGCAGAATGTTTCGGTTTACCACTGTGCGATGGGCAGCCATACTCTTTGACAAGTTTTGGTTTGCGGGGTTGCATTAAGCGATTTGGCAATATGTATAGCTGAGAAGGGTAGGCTGCTTATTGGACATTTATCGAACATTCACCTTGTTATCGGACATTTATTGGACGCTTCTACCTTTATAAAGGTATTTGGATGTTTTTAAATCGCCTGTTTTTATCAATAAACCCTTTTCTACTAAATCAATAATGTCTCTACGAGCATTTCGATCGCCAATATCAAAGTTTTCAGCATAAGCAGTAGTTACTATTTCTCCCTTCGATTTCCATAACGGTCTCGGCTATGAAACGTGCCCCGAAGGGCATGTTTTTATAGCGATTGTTGTAGGTAGTTTTTTTTCTTTTTTCTGGTTAGTGAAGGAATACTCATTTGCAATTTTTGGATTGTGGGCTGGCTTGTGCAAATTGCAAATGTGAATGACTTGTGAAAATTACTCTCTCGAATCACCTTCATTACGTTCTTTCTCTATTTCAAATGGAATCCGCAATAAGTTGTCTTTTATGAATTTGACTGTATCATGTCCTATTTTTCCTGTCTTATTCCAAGCTTTCCATTCAGACACGCCATCGTAAACAACATGCCTTAGAAAAACGAGTACACCATTATCATCTTTTATCTCTTGCCAGTGTGGGTGGTTTGGGTTAAAGACAACAACTAATTCATAGTTCTCATTATTTTTTGTTGCCGAATCAGATATTACGTAAGGATCAAATGGAGACATATCTTCATCAGTATAGAGTTTTACAATCAAACTCCCCAGTTTGATAATTACAGGTTCTGATATTCTATTCACTACAGCCTCTAACAAGAAATTATTTGCTTTTTCTAAAGCAATTTCTGGTGGGATTTCAATATTCTCTATGAGATCAACGGTTACTTTGTTTTCCATTTCATGATGCAAATTGCCCATGGCTACTTCAATAGTCTTAACATCGGATATATCTACAGACTCCCTTACTCGTCTTGTTAGGGCTATCCTAACGA
Above is a window of Algoriphagus machipongonensis DNA encoding:
- a CDS encoding sodium:solute symporter, translated to MDLPIFDLLVFLIYMLAIVGFGISFSFRKRTSLDFTTGGGRLPTWAIGMSIFATFVSSISFLALPGNAYLSNWNGFVFSLSIPLAAWIAVKFFVPLYRKLNSESAYFYLEQRFGLWARVYASVCYLLTQLARMGTILYLLALPMNALFGWSIPMIIIITGISVIGYSMMGGIEAVIWTDAIQGIVLILGAITCLGIIFWEIPGGPTEVFRIAAEGDKFSLGSFQLDFTSATFWMILVYGLFINLQNFGIDQNYVQRYISAKNEKEAIKSTWLGSLLYVPVSLIFFFIGTALFAFYQAQPDLLPATISGLENSDKVFPYFIVSQLPTGITGLLIASIFAAGMSSVSTSVNSSATVILSDHYKKYIHPNPSEKTSLFVLKAASVLTGLLSIFVGLAFNGVESALDAWWALASIFSGGILGLFLLGFIVKSTQSNQAAIAVLAGVLVIFWMSLGSFFLTGDLDIYQNPLHSNMTIVLGTLTIFILGFLLTLSGKKKKPSL